Proteins encoded in a region of the Paenibacillus pedocola genome:
- a CDS encoding helix-turn-helix transcriptional regulator gives MEQFIYKKSEDILALSASMSDFTYKKHCHEEYAVGVTLRGIQQYNLSGSFQSSYRNGVMLFNREQYHDGSAYDRAGIDYVMLYLRPELVSEILGSKELRFNTPIVYDRWLARCICSLAEAVQTGQEESLCSELLLSLVERLAHTSADTAHRTDNQFVERAKEMMMGSLNQVLKLEDLSNEFGISKFQFIRGFKQHAGISPYQFFLNCKVEYAKRSIEQTKDIYAAVAECGFFDLTHLNRHFKSMFGVTAYEYMSQLN, from the coding sequence GTGGAACAGTTTATTTATAAAAAATCGGAGGATATCCTGGCTCTGTCCGCCAGCATGAGCGACTTCACCTATAAAAAGCACTGCCACGAAGAATATGCAGTCGGTGTGACCTTACGCGGCATCCAGCAGTACAATCTGAGCGGCAGTTTTCAGTCTTCGTACCGGAATGGCGTTATGCTTTTCAACCGTGAGCAGTATCATGACGGCAGCGCTTATGACCGGGCCGGCATTGATTATGTCATGCTCTATCTTAGGCCCGAATTGGTCTCAGAGATACTCGGAAGTAAGGAGCTCCGGTTCAACACCCCTATTGTATATGACCGGTGGTTAGCGCGCTGCATCTGCTCGCTCGCGGAAGCCGTCCAAACCGGCCAAGAGGAGTCCTTATGCAGTGAACTGCTGCTCTCCCTTGTTGAGCGTCTAGCCCATACGTCAGCAGATACAGCTCACAGAACGGATAACCAGTTTGTCGAACGGGCTAAAGAGATGATGATGGGCAGCCTTAACCAGGTGCTGAAGCTGGAAGATCTCAGCAACGAATTCGGCATATCCAAATTCCAGTTTATCCGCGGTTTCAAGCAGCATGCCGGCATTTCGCCTTATCAATTTTTTCTGAATTGCAAAGTAGAATACGCTAAGCGCTCCATCGAACAAACCAAAGATATCTATGCAGCTGTAGCGGAATGCGGGTTTTTCGATCTAACCCATTTGAACAGGCATTTTAAAAGCATGTTCGGCGTTACCGCGTACGAATATATGTCACAGCTTAACTAA
- a CDS encoding AraC family transcriptional regulator yields the protein MNPLEDMNKALAYIEEQLSGEVDYKEAARRAMCSEYHFKRMFSFLAGIPLSEYVRRRRLTLAAFELQHSSFRIIDIAVNYGYSSPDAFTKAFQLFHGVTPSEARVTGQLLKAFPRMTFQLTVQGGNEMNYRMEEKEAFRIVGLHKRVPIIFEGVNPEIAAMWGSLNMEMISQLKALSNTVPQGMISASVNFSEGRMEEKGELDHYIGVATTLDCPEPFSQLEVPAATWAVFEAVGPFPDTLQNVWGRIYSEWFPSSHYELVEGPEILWNESKDTSSPAYRSEIWIPVVKKTE from the coding sequence ATGAATCCGCTGGAGGATATGAATAAAGCGCTCGCCTATATTGAGGAGCAGCTGTCGGGTGAAGTTGACTATAAGGAAGCAGCAAGGCGGGCGATGTGCTCGGAGTATCATTTTAAGCGGATGTTTTCTTTTCTGGCCGGAATCCCGCTGTCTGAATATGTGCGCCGCAGACGCTTGACGCTGGCAGCCTTTGAACTGCAGCATAGTTCTTTTCGGATCATCGACATCGCTGTCAATTACGGTTACAGTTCACCCGATGCCTTTACCAAGGCTTTTCAGCTCTTTCATGGAGTAACGCCTTCCGAAGCCAGAGTGACCGGTCAGCTGCTCAAGGCCTTTCCTCGGATGACGTTTCAATTAACAGTCCAGGGAGGAAATGAAATGAATTACCGTATGGAAGAGAAGGAAGCATTCCGCATTGTAGGTCTTCATAAAAGAGTGCCGATTATTTTCGAGGGCGTGAATCCGGAAATTGCGGCCATGTGGGGTAGTTTGAATATGGAGATGATCAGCCAGCTTAAAGCTCTCTCCAACACAGTACCCCAAGGAATGATCAGTGCTTCTGTGAATTTCTCAGAGGGCCGGATGGAGGAAAAGGGAGAATTGGATCATTATATCGGCGTGGCTACGACACTGGATTGTCCGGAGCCCTTCTCACAGCTGGAGGTGCCTGCCGCTACCTGGGCTGTATTTGAAGCCGTGGGTCCTTTTCCGGATACACTGCAAAATGTTTGGGGAAGAATCTACTCTGAGTGGTTCCCTTCCTCACATTATGAGCTGGTGGAAGGGCCGGAGATTTTATGGAATGAAAGTAAAGATACATCATCACCCGCATACAGAAGCGAGATTTGGATCCCTGTAGTGAAAAAAACTGAGTAG
- a CDS encoding NAD(P)H-dependent oxidoreductase, which produces MKTLVIVAHPNLGDSRINQAWTQALQAQEDVTVHVLYGVYPDGKINVAREQQLLDSHDRIIFQYPLYWYSTPPLLKQWFDEVLEHGWAFGIGGDHLQNKEIGVAISTAGTAASYQPEGSNLFTIQDITKPVAALANYVSAVYLPPFVLHDARNVTDEQLLASSAAYLQHLAEVQPLHAELR; this is translated from the coding sequence ATGAAAACACTAGTTATCGTTGCCCACCCGAATTTGGGGGATTCAAGAATTAATCAGGCCTGGACCCAAGCGCTGCAGGCACAGGAGGATGTGACCGTACATGTACTTTACGGCGTATATCCTGACGGTAAAATCAATGTTGCGCGGGAGCAGCAGCTGCTGGACAGCCATGACCGGATTATTTTTCAATATCCGCTCTACTGGTACAGCACCCCTCCACTTCTCAAGCAGTGGTTCGATGAAGTGCTGGAGCATGGCTGGGCATTTGGAATCGGTGGAGATCATTTACAGAATAAAGAAATCGGCGTCGCTATCTCTACTGCCGGTACTGCGGCATCTTATCAGCCTGAAGGCTCCAACCTGTTCACCATACAGGATATAACTAAGCCGGTAGCGGCACTTGCCAACTATGTCAGTGCTGTTTACCTTCCGCCGTTCGTCCTGCATGACGCCCGTAATGTGACAGATGAACAGCTGCTGGCTAGCTCAGCTGCCTATTTACAGCATCTTGCTGAGGTTCAGCCGTTACATGCTGAGTTAAGATAA
- a CDS encoding LysR family transcriptional regulator — protein sequence MESSELRIFRAVALEGSITKAALSLGYVQSNVTARIQQLEAELKTPLFYRQRGMILTPAGEMLLTYAGQILHLLDDAGRALSETAGPSGSLALGAYQSISSLHLPEVLAKYHKTYPEVDLSLFTGSTDELLNKVLRYELDGAFVKLQAINDDNIIKELEINEDLVIVARPEYENIESLLTKPFLMNSSGCPNRGQLESWLKFKGVGKVRFMEFNHLDSIIHGVLADLGVSFIPHSAIQNYEEKGLLKSFTVPVQFASTKTIFIRHKASLKTSALSKFIEVIQANTSYHAPLPLEAQWNEVNN from the coding sequence ATGGAAAGCAGTGAATTGAGAATTTTCCGTGCTGTCGCGCTTGAGGGCAGCATTACCAAAGCCGCCTTAAGCCTGGGCTATGTCCAATCTAATGTTACCGCCAGAATTCAGCAGCTGGAGGCTGAGTTGAAGACACCTCTCTTCTACCGGCAGCGCGGAATGATTCTGACACCTGCAGGAGAGATGCTGCTGACCTATGCCGGGCAGATTCTGCATCTGCTGGATGATGCGGGCAGAGCCCTTAGCGAAACCGCCGGCCCTTCGGGCAGTCTGGCCCTGGGCGCTTATCAAAGCATTTCTTCCCTGCACCTCCCGGAAGTTTTAGCTAAATATCATAAAACTTATCCTGAAGTGGATTTGTCACTCTTCACCGGGTCAACCGATGAGCTGCTGAATAAGGTTCTTCGTTATGAGTTGGATGGCGCTTTCGTGAAGCTTCAGGCCATTAACGACGACAATATCATCAAAGAGCTTGAAATAAACGAGGATTTGGTGATCGTCGCCCGGCCGGAATACGAAAATATAGAAAGCCTGCTCACCAAACCGTTCCTGATGAATTCCTCCGGCTGCCCGAACCGGGGCCAGTTGGAAAGCTGGCTCAAATTCAAGGGAGTCGGCAAGGTACGGTTCATGGAATTTAACCATTTGGATTCGATCATCCACGGGGTGCTTGCCGACCTTGGCGTGTCGTTCATCCCCCATTCGGCTATACAGAATTATGAAGAAAAAGGGCTGCTGAAATCCTTTACTGTACCTGTCCAATTCGCTTCTACCAAAACCATTTTTATCCGCCACAAGGCTTCGCTGAAGACCAGCGCCTTGTCTAAATTCATTGAAGTCATTCAGGCGAACACCTCCTATCACGCCCCGCTTCCGCTTGAGGCGCAGTGGAATGAAGTGAATAATTAA
- a CDS encoding DUF2087 domain-containing protein, with product MKSKLDNFLDRDRKLRSWPAKRTNQRIVVEYLSSNFAEGVEYTEAEINEIIKDNHTFNDHCFLRRELVDNHLLGRTSDGRKYWKIPRPEES from the coding sequence ATGAAGAGTAAACTGGATAATTTTTTGGACCGTGACCGCAAGCTGCGCAGTTGGCCCGCCAAACGTACCAATCAAAGAATCGTTGTGGAGTATTTGAGTTCAAATTTTGCAGAAGGTGTGGAGTATACCGAGGCAGAGATCAATGAGATTATCAAAGACAATCACACCTTTAATGATCACTGCTTTTTACGGAGAGAGCTGGTTGACAACCACCTTCTGGGCAGAACCTCTGACGGCAGGAAGTACTGGAAAATTCCCCGGCCGGAAGAATCGTGA
- a CDS encoding alpha/beta fold hydrolase has product MGNNITFEQRATFLAAVCSQTYEQFSNPDGSFVVPFNYSLQYTIMAKSVGNIWERFGFILESPEEIIIAFRGTSSTTNWISDIIASQKRFKYIKEDCLTHRGFTDIYSSARSEIISVLAGLPPGKILIITGHSLGAALATLCAVDVAANTVFSSPLLYTYGSPRVGDPAFKKAFTMYVRSSYRIANTFDAVTYAPPTIYKLPKREKRYYYSHVPALNTLTFQNGAIGLNHIISSYFAELAKLDPEFTRQLCQSSPGFCPVAVPPPVTVPLS; this is encoded by the coding sequence GTGGGCAACAATATAACCTTTGAGCAGCGGGCAACCTTTCTGGCGGCTGTATGCAGTCAGACCTATGAGCAATTCAGTAATCCCGACGGATCATTCGTAGTGCCGTTTAATTACTCGCTGCAATATACAATTATGGCCAAGTCAGTAGGAAACATCTGGGAAAGGTTCGGGTTCATCCTGGAATCGCCAGAGGAAATTATTATTGCCTTTCGGGGAACCAGCTCGACCACCAACTGGATATCCGACATCATCGCTTCGCAAAAGAGGTTCAAATATATCAAGGAAGACTGCCTGACCCATCGCGGGTTCACCGACATCTATTCTTCAGCCAGGAGTGAGATCATCTCAGTGCTCGCCGGATTGCCACCCGGCAAAATCTTAATCATCACCGGCCACAGCCTCGGTGCAGCACTTGCTACCCTTTGTGCAGTCGATGTTGCAGCCAACACTGTCTTCTCTTCACCCTTGCTGTACACCTATGGTTCACCCCGTGTCGGTGATCCGGCCTTCAAAAAAGCATTCACTATGTATGTACGCAGCAGCTACCGTATCGCCAATACCTTTGACGCCGTAACCTATGCTCCCCCGACCATCTATAAGCTGCCCAAACGGGAAAAACGTTACTACTACAGTCATGTTCCGGCGCTCAACACGCTCACCTTCCAGAATGGCGCTATCGGCCTTAATCACATCATCAGCAGCTATTTTGCAGAGCTCGCCAAGCTTGACCCGGAATTCACCCGGCAATTATGTCAGTCCAGCCCCGGATTCTGTCCGGTTGCTGTTCCGCCCCCGGTAACAGTCCCTTTATCCTGA
- a CDS encoding alpha/beta hydrolase, which yields MIEEMIQLGSVGINVRYSLQEDKEVVVLLHFSGGNLHMWNGIIPQFAEKYSIIAPDFRGHGKSDKPETGYHIDDMAHDLWLLLKLLQVEHCHIIGSSMGAEVGLSLAAAHPELVQSLICEGAIYNEFGKYGLFNGTAAEIEQKKTLMLAGLSDRQERVFSTIEEYIGGERAELTEQGFWNEHFQIFFENSLQQREDGSYTCCYKNHVRTEYVQKYWDVKFEDYYQNVKCPVLFLPSEKEWANEQIRSSLYYFAGLLDRYEIECIENSEHAYVWLMQPDEAGQAALKFISKYNM from the coding sequence ATGATTGAGGAAATGATCCAGCTCGGCTCTGTCGGCATAAACGTCAGATATTCGTTACAAGAAGATAAAGAAGTCGTAGTACTTCTTCATTTTAGCGGCGGTAATTTGCATATGTGGAATGGGATTATCCCGCAATTTGCAGAGAAGTACAGCATCATTGCACCTGATTTTCGCGGACACGGCAAATCGGATAAGCCGGAGACCGGATATCATATCGATGATATGGCTCATGATTTATGGTTGTTACTGAAGCTGCTGCAGGTTGAGCACTGTCATATCATAGGAAGCTCGATGGGGGCTGAGGTTGGTCTCAGTCTGGCTGCGGCACATCCGGAACTTGTGCAGTCGCTGATCTGCGAGGGTGCTATCTATAATGAATTTGGTAAGTACGGATTATTTAACGGAACCGCAGCAGAGATTGAACAGAAGAAAACGCTGATGCTGGCCGGGTTGTCGGATAGGCAGGAACGCGTATTTTCAACCATAGAGGAGTATATTGGCGGAGAGCGTGCAGAACTGACAGAGCAAGGGTTTTGGAATGAACATTTTCAGATATTCTTCGAAAATAGTCTGCAGCAGCGGGAAGACGGAAGTTATACCTGCTGCTATAAGAACCATGTGCGAACCGAGTATGTTCAAAAATACTGGGACGTGAAGTTCGAAGACTACTACCAGAACGTAAAATGCCCTGTACTGTTTCTTCCCAGTGAGAAAGAGTGGGCGAATGAGCAAATACGAAGCAGTCTCTATTATTTTGCCGGGCTGCTCGACCGGTATGAGATTGAATGTATAGAAAACTCTGAGCATGCCTATGTCTGGCTGATGCAGCCGGATGAAGCGGGTCAAGCGGCATTGAAATTTATCAGTAAATATAACATGTGA
- a CDS encoding histidine phosphatase family protein encodes MSIYLVRHGRDDEGYRGGWSQRGLNAEGYRQSERLGIYLKENKQLYNIHRIVSSDLSRALDTAGEIAAKLGLSVERDSDWREANNGAVAGMPNEIADKRYPGLYFAGLRMDERYAGGESPLEFYTRIKNTFERWRREQEEQLHRENVLVVTHGGVINVVYHLVRELEWTNLSKEFPSSYTSVHKIEHSSGKWEIELAHQERNT; translated from the coding sequence ATGTCCATTTATTTGGTTAGACATGGCAGGGATGATGAAGGTTACCGGGGAGGCTGGAGTCAGCGGGGATTGAATGCGGAAGGGTACAGGCAGTCGGAACGGCTGGGGATCTATTTAAAGGAAAATAAGCAACTCTATAATATACACCGGATTGTCAGCAGTGACCTCAGCCGGGCGCTGGATACAGCAGGCGAGATTGCTGCGAAGCTCGGACTTTCGGTAGAGCGGGACAGTGATTGGAGAGAGGCCAATAACGGGGCTGTTGCAGGTATGCCAAATGAGATCGCCGATAAGCGGTATCCCGGTCTATATTTTGCAGGGCTGCGGATGGATGAACGTTATGCAGGCGGGGAGAGTCCGCTTGAATTTTATACACGGATTAAGAATACTTTCGAACGATGGCGCCGGGAGCAGGAGGAGCAGCTTCATCGTGAAAATGTATTAGTCGTAACCCATGGCGGTGTAATCAATGTGGTTTATCATCTGGTGCGGGAGCTGGAGTGGACGAATCTGTCCAAAGAATTCCCGTCTTCGTACACCAGCGTTCATAAAATTGAGCACAGCAGTGGGAAATGGGAGATTGAATTAGCGCATCAAGAAAGAAATACATAG
- a CDS encoding ABC transporter permease: protein MSLNYIIFRNLKKNLKNYYLYVFALIFSVALYFSFVTLQFDPALDDIEGSVKGGAAIGTSSVLLVGIVAIFLLYANTIFIKRRSREIGLFQLIGLTKGKIFRLLSAENLMLYFGSMILGIAAGFAVSRLILMVLFKILEIEAMAKLRFSPDALVRTIVVFAAIYLLIMLMNYLFIKGQSILSLFKAGATTQTRVRKMPLWEIILGLLGITFIAVGYYISTQLFSGKFKEMSELMTAMIVILALVIIGTYLFYKGSVSFLFNAIRKSKKGYLSINEVLSLSSIMFRMKSNALLLTIITTVSALAIGLLSLSYISYYSAEATAKQSSPHDFGFARAAVKEKFVQALDAQHIEYKEIDMHPVRMEVDASKIMEHSEFTAPGDNILTTSVVSDSDVEGLDLKPGETRIVGYGGALEKFMSLSKTGEVGFRTVNDTIKQQLNGISETPVLPFYYGEGGGIFIVDETVFKELEQVRDPKLQKKQEVADYYGIELTNRSQIDTANQIYMDQKPQSPAFSQYEYALNQRTNMGMIMFIVGFLGLTFLITSGCILYFKQMDEGEEEKSGYTILRKLGFTQSDLLRGIQYKQLFNFGIPLVIGLCHSYFAVKSGWFFFGTEMLTPMILVMLLYTVLYSIFGFLSVLYYKRVIRESL from the coding sequence ATGAGCCTGAACTATATCATTTTCCGTAATCTGAAAAAGAATCTTAAAAACTATTACCTGTATGTCTTTGCCCTGATTTTTAGTGTGGCGCTGTATTTCTCCTTCGTTACGCTGCAATTCGATCCTGCGCTGGATGACATTGAGGGTTCGGTCAAAGGAGGGGCAGCCATCGGCACGTCTTCGGTGCTGCTGGTGGGGATCGTCGCAATCTTCCTGCTGTATGCCAATACGATCTTTATCAAGCGGCGCAGCCGGGAGATCGGGCTGTTCCAGCTGATCGGACTTACCAAAGGGAAGATTTTCAGACTGCTGAGCGCTGAGAATCTGATGCTTTATTTCGGATCAATGATTCTCGGTATTGCTGCCGGGTTTGCTGTTTCACGATTGATTCTGATGGTCCTGTTCAAAATCCTGGAGATCGAAGCTATGGCGAAGCTGCGGTTCTCACCTGATGCACTGGTGCGGACGATTGTCGTCTTTGCTGCGATCTACCTGCTGATTATGCTTATGAACTATCTGTTCATCAAAGGGCAGAGTATTTTATCCCTGTTCAAAGCGGGCGCAACGACCCAGACACGCGTCCGCAAAATGCCGCTGTGGGAAATCATTCTCGGTCTCCTGGGCATCACTTTTATTGCTGTGGGGTATTATATTTCAACTCAGCTCTTCAGCGGCAAATTTAAGGAAATGTCCGAACTCATGACTGCGATGATTGTCATCCTCGCTCTTGTGATTATCGGTACGTATCTGTTCTACAAAGGTTCGGTCAGCTTCCTGTTCAATGCCATCCGCAAGAGCAAAAAGGGTTATCTCTCGATCAATGAGGTGCTGTCACTCTCCTCGATTATGTTCCGGATGAAATCAAACGCGCTGCTGCTGACCATTATCACTACGGTATCGGCGCTGGCGATTGGTCTGCTCTCCCTGAGCTACATATCCTATTATTCAGCAGAGGCAACTGCCAAACAAAGCTCACCGCATGATTTCGGTTTTGCCAGGGCAGCAGTGAAGGAAAAGTTTGTACAGGCCCTGGATGCGCAGCATATTGAGTACAAAGAGATAGACATGCATCCGGTTCGGATGGAAGTCGATGCTTCAAAGATTATGGAACATTCGGAGTTTACAGCTCCGGGGGATAATATACTTACGACTTCTGTGGTTAGTGACAGTGATGTCGAAGGGTTGGATCTGAAACCGGGTGAAACCCGGATAGTCGGCTACGGCGGTGCGCTGGAAAAATTCATGTCACTCAGTAAAACCGGTGAGGTGGGGTTCCGGACTGTTAATGACACGATCAAGCAGCAGCTTAACGGGATATCCGAGACGCCGGTGCTGCCCTTCTATTATGGGGAAGGCGGCGGAATCTTCATTGTGGATGAGACTGTATTTAAGGAACTGGAGCAAGTGCGGGATCCTAAGCTGCAGAAAAAGCAGGAGGTGGCGGATTATTACGGCATTGAGTTGACCAACCGCTCACAGATCGATACCGCGAATCAAATCTATATGGACCAGAAACCGCAATCACCAGCCTTCTCCCAGTATGAATATGCGCTGAACCAGCGGACCAATATGGGAATGATTATGTTCATTGTCGGCTTTCTCGGACTGACCTTCCTGATCACCTCCGGCTGTATTCTGTACTTCAAGCAGATGGACGAAGGGGAAGAGGAAAAAAGCGGGTATACCATTCTGCGCAAGCTGGGCTTCACCCAGAGTGATCTCCTGCGCGGAATCCAGTATAAGCAGCTGTTCAACTTCGGCATTCCGCTGGTCATCGGGCTGTGCCACAGCTATTTCGCAGTCAAATCGGGATGGTTCTTCTTCGGAACCGAGATGCTCACACCGATGATACTGGTAATGCTGCTGTATACGGTGTTGTATTCGATTTTCGGATTCTTATCCGTACTCTATTACAAGCGGGTAATCCGGGAATCGTTGTAA
- a CDS encoding ABC transporter ATP-binding protein — MVILQANKIYKTYGNKFNKQEVLKGIDLQVNKGEFVGIMGASGSGKTTLLNVLSSIDRVSQGTIEIEGKEFTGMKEKQLAEFRKHHLGFIFQEYNLLDTLTVKENVLLPLSITGISKKEAHGKFEQVAGELGIFELQNKYPAEISGGQKQRTSAARAFVHEPSIIFADEPTGALDSKSASDLLNKLADMNNKRQATIIMVTHDPVAASYCSRVVFIRDGQIYTQLNKGEESRQSFFNDIIKTQGVLGGVQQ; from the coding sequence ATGGTCATTTTGCAAGCCAATAAAATCTACAAAACCTACGGAAATAAATTTAACAAGCAGGAAGTGCTCAAGGGAATTGATCTGCAGGTGAACAAAGGTGAGTTCGTCGGCATTATGGGAGCTTCCGGGTCAGGCAAAACGACTCTGCTGAATGTTCTATCCTCTATTGATCGGGTCAGCCAGGGGACGATTGAGATCGAAGGTAAGGAATTTACGGGGATGAAGGAAAAGCAGCTGGCGGAGTTCCGCAAGCATCATCTCGGATTTATTTTTCAGGAATATAATCTGCTGGATACCCTGACGGTCAAAGAAAATGTGCTGCTGCCGCTCTCGATTACCGGAATCTCCAAGAAGGAAGCGCATGGGAAGTTTGAGCAGGTGGCCGGGGAGCTGGGGATTTTCGAGCTACAGAACAAATATCCGGCGGAAATCTCCGGGGGGCAGAAGCAGCGGACCTCGGCGGCGCGGGCGTTCGTGCATGAGCCGAGCATTATTTTTGCAGATGAACCTACGGGAGCGCTGGATTCCAAATCCGCCTCGGACCTGCTGAATAAACTTGCCGACATGAATAATAAGCGCCAGGCTACGATCATCATGGTTACCCATGATCCTGTAGCGGCTAGTTATTGCAGCCGGGTGGTTTTTATCCGCGACGGACAGATTTACACACAGCTGAACAAGGGTGAAGAATCCCGCCAGTCCTTCTTCAATGATATTATCAAAACCCAGGGTGTATTGGGTGGTGTTCAGCAATGA
- a CDS encoding sensor histidine kinase, producing MITKYIKEKRSWLCLLAGIQVMILFVAFVDASIPFLPLLYIVLLNVLVCTAFVFIRFQKETRFYRAVKAWDQVYDLEAFDEADSPFEQIVQEAVTAQTERYRRESSMSFRLLEQEKDDLLSWIHEVKTPLTAMQLMIERLPDETLRSQIMYEWLRIHHLLDQQLHQKRIPFMRNDLFIEDTGLEPILNQEIRALKSWCIPKGIGFDVSLEAKTVLTDGKWLGFMLRQLLTNAVKYSEASDIAVRSWETDGHVVLVIEDQGRGIDPKDLPRIFDKGFTSTLGRQEGAATGMGLYLTKQVAEPLLIGIRAESAPGKGTTFTLTFPRENDFVRLAGH from the coding sequence ATGATCACCAAATACATAAAAGAGAAGCGGAGCTGGCTCTGCCTGCTTGCCGGGATTCAAGTGATGATCCTGTTTGTTGCTTTCGTGGATGCTTCCATACCCTTTCTGCCGCTTCTCTATATTGTTCTGCTGAATGTGCTGGTTTGTACGGCGTTTGTGTTCATCCGATTTCAAAAGGAGACCCGGTTCTACAGGGCCGTCAAAGCCTGGGACCAGGTATATGATCTTGAGGCGTTTGACGAAGCGGACAGTCCGTTTGAACAGATTGTGCAGGAGGCAGTAACCGCCCAGACAGAACGCTACCGCCGGGAATCCTCTATGAGCTTCCGGCTGCTGGAGCAGGAGAAGGATGACCTCCTGTCGTGGATCCATGAGGTGAAGACCCCGCTCACTGCGATGCAGCTGATGATTGAACGCCTTCCGGATGAAACGCTGCGGAGCCAGATCATGTACGAATGGCTGCGGATACATCATCTGCTCGACCAGCAGCTTCATCAGAAGCGTATTCCGTTTATGCGCAATGATCTTTTCATTGAGGACACCGGACTTGAACCAATCCTTAATCAAGAGATCCGGGCGCTGAAGTCCTGGTGCATTCCCAAAGGAATCGGGTTCGATGTGTCGCTAGAGGCGAAAACGGTGCTTACTGACGGGAAGTGGCTCGGGTTCATGCTCCGGCAATTGCTGACGAACGCCGTGAAATACAGTGAAGCTTCGGATATTGCAGTTAGGAGCTGGGAAACGGATGGACATGTTGTACTGGTCATTGAAGATCAGGGGAGAGGGATCGATCCCAAGGATCTGCCGCGTATTTTTGACAAGGGCTTCACCTCCACACTGGGCAGGCAGGAAGGGGCGGCTACCGGCATGGGCCTCTATTTGACGAAGCAGGTGGCGGAGCCGCTGCTGATTGGCATCCGGGCGGAGTCGGCACCCGGGAAAGGCACAACATTTACACTGACCTTTCCGCGGGAGAATGATTTCGTGAGGCTTGCCGGCCACTGA
- a CDS encoding response regulator transcription factor yields the protein MFKIMLVEDDVTLFKEIRERLSQWSYEVYGITDFSKVLQEFTAVKPELVIIDIQLPLYDGFHWCRMIRAHSNVPIIFLSSRDHPSDMVMSMQLGADDFMQKPFHFEVLIAKIQATLRRVYNYSSERTELKTWRGATIEYVKNTVTNSLGAALLTKNEMFILKILVERKDQIVDREELIKNLWDNEHFVSDNTLTVNVNRLRKKLEPLELDAFIETKVGQGYMATEEAAL from the coding sequence TTGTTCAAAATCATGTTGGTCGAAGATGATGTTACTTTATTTAAAGAGATAAGGGAGCGCTTATCCCAATGGTCCTATGAGGTATACGGCATCACGGATTTCTCCAAAGTACTGCAGGAGTTCACGGCGGTTAAACCGGAGCTTGTCATCATTGATATCCAGCTGCCGCTATATGACGGGTTCCATTGGTGCCGGATGATCCGGGCGCATTCCAATGTGCCGATTATTTTTCTCTCCTCCCGCGATCACCCGAGTGATATGGTTATGTCCATGCAGCTTGGCGCGGATGATTTCATGCAGAAGCCGTTCCATTTCGAGGTGCTGATCGCCAAAATCCAGGCTACCCTGCGCCGGGTGTACAACTACAGCAGCGAACGGACGGAGCTGAAGACATGGCGGGGGGCGACGATTGAATATGTGAAAAATACAGTTACAAATAGCCTCGGTGCCGCTCTGCTCACCAAAAATGAAATGTTCATTCTAAAAATACTGGTGGAGCGTAAGGATCAGATTGTCGACCGTGAGGAACTGATCAAAAACCTTTGGGACAATGAGCATTTCGTGAGCGATAATACGCTGACTGTGAATGTGAACAGGCTGCGCAAAAAGCTGGAGCCGCTGGAGCTGGACGCTTTTATTGAAACCAAGGTCGGGCAAGGTTATATGGCGACCGAAGAGGCGGCGTTATGA